From Ipomoea triloba cultivar NCNSP0323 chromosome 5, ASM357664v1, the proteins below share one genomic window:
- the LOC116019329 gene encoding allene oxide cyclase, chloroplastic-like isoform X1: protein MAVASASSTFAAAARAISSSPKLAACAFPSPSPSLQLRPFSSKSLSLTASPAAPKRSLLVKTQSSLSDSAPAGNGLFATPFNGDVQEMYVYEINERDRGSPAYLRLSYKKENSLGDLVPFTNKVYSGDLQKRVGITAGLCILIQHEEEKGGDRYEAVFSFYFGDYGHIAVQGPYLTYDESYLAVTGGSGIFEGVTGQVKLRQLVYPFKLFYTFYLKGIEKLPAELTGTPVPPSPAVEPSPAAKSCEAGATVRNFTN from the exons ATGGCTGTTGCTTCCGCTTCCTCAACTTTCGCTGCGGCTGCCCGCGCCATTTCTTCTTCCCCTAAGCTCGCCGCCTGCGCCTTCCCTTCCCCTTCCCCTTCTCTTCAACTCCGACCCTTCAGCTCAAAAAGCCTCTCTCTCACTGCCTCCCCCGCCGCCCCTAAAAGATCACTGCTTGTCAAGACCCAGAGCAGCCTATCCGACTCCGCTCCTGCCGGTAACGGCTTGTTTGCTACTCCTTTTAATG GCGATGTTCAAGAGATGTATGTGTACGAGATCAACGAGCGTGACCGGGGCAGTCCGGCGTATCTCCGGCTAAGCTACAAGAAGGAAAACTCTCTCGGCGATCTCGTTCCCTTCACCAACAAGGTCTACTCCGGCGACTTGCAGAAGCGCGTGGGCATCACTGCGGGGCTATGCATTCTGATCCAGCACGAGGAGGAGAAGGGCGGCGACCGTTACGAGGCGGTTTTCAGTTTCTACTTTGGGGATTACGGCCACATCGCCGTTCAGGGGCCCTACCTCACCTACGACGAGTCTTATCTCGCCGTCACCGGCGGTTCCGGCATTTTTGAAGGGGTTACCGGGCAGGTGAAGCTCCGGCAGCTGGTCTATCCGTTTAAGCTGTTCTACACGTTTTACTTGAAGGGTATTGAGAAATTGCCGGCGGAGTTGACCGGGACCCCTGTGCCTCCGTCGCCGGCCGTGGAGCCTTCTCCGGCGGCAAAGTCTTGTGAGGCCGGTGCGACCGTACGTAACTTTACTAATTAG
- the LOC116019329 gene encoding allene oxide cyclase, chloroplastic-like isoform X2, translating into MAVASASSTFAAAARAISSSPKLAACAFPSPSPSLQLRPFSSKSLSLTASPAAPKRSLLVKTQSSLSDSAPAGDVQEMYVYEINERDRGSPAYLRLSYKKENSLGDLVPFTNKVYSGDLQKRVGITAGLCILIQHEEEKGGDRYEAVFSFYFGDYGHIAVQGPYLTYDESYLAVTGGSGIFEGVTGQVKLRQLVYPFKLFYTFYLKGIEKLPAELTGTPVPPSPAVEPSPAAKSCEAGATVRNFTN; encoded by the exons ATGGCTGTTGCTTCCGCTTCCTCAACTTTCGCTGCGGCTGCCCGCGCCATTTCTTCTTCCCCTAAGCTCGCCGCCTGCGCCTTCCCTTCCCCTTCCCCTTCTCTTCAACTCCGACCCTTCAGCTCAAAAAGCCTCTCTCTCACTGCCTCCCCCGCCGCCCCTAAAAGATCACTGCTTGTCAAGACCCAGAGCAGCCTATCCGACTCCGCTCCTGCCG GCGATGTTCAAGAGATGTATGTGTACGAGATCAACGAGCGTGACCGGGGCAGTCCGGCGTATCTCCGGCTAAGCTACAAGAAGGAAAACTCTCTCGGCGATCTCGTTCCCTTCACCAACAAGGTCTACTCCGGCGACTTGCAGAAGCGCGTGGGCATCACTGCGGGGCTATGCATTCTGATCCAGCACGAGGAGGAGAAGGGCGGCGACCGTTACGAGGCGGTTTTCAGTTTCTACTTTGGGGATTACGGCCACATCGCCGTTCAGGGGCCCTACCTCACCTACGACGAGTCTTATCTCGCCGTCACCGGCGGTTCCGGCATTTTTGAAGGGGTTACCGGGCAGGTGAAGCTCCGGCAGCTGGTCTATCCGTTTAAGCTGTTCTACACGTTTTACTTGAAGGGTATTGAGAAATTGCCGGCGGAGTTGACCGGGACCCCTGTGCCTCCGTCGCCGGCCGTGGAGCCTTCTCCGGCGGCAAAGTCTTGTGAGGCCGGTGCGACCGTACGTAACTTTACTAATTAG